A DNA window from Aspergillus nidulans FGSC A4 chromosome I contains the following coding sequences:
- a CDS encoding glutathione-independent methylglyoxalase (transcript_id=CADANIAT00007592), with protein MAPKVLVVLTSFDKIEANNHPTGWYLPEFAHPWEVLHSKTELTIASPKGGAAPLDPSSVKMFENDPVSARFLKEQESLWKNTLKLEEVLPRAEKGEFDAIFYVGGHGPMFDLVTDKTSIALIQSFAKAKKPVSAVCHGPCVFVNVTTPSGKPLVADAEVTGFSNVEEDQVDLSKVMPFMLEDELNKKSGGKYVKADQPWGEKVVVSQVKELGGPLITGQNPASATGVGKALLEALGA; from the exons ATGGCCCCCAAAGTCCTCGTTGTCCTTACGTCCTTCGACAAGATCGAAGCCAACAACCATCCTACAGGATGGTACCTT CCTGAGTTTGCACACCCTTGGGAAGTCCTGCACTCCAAGACCGAACTCACAATCGCCTCGCCTAAAGGCGGCGCTGCCCCTCTCGATCCCTCCTCTGTGAAAATGTTCGAGAACGACCCCGTCTCCGCCAGGTTCCTGAAAGAGCAGGAATCTCTCTGGAAGAATACactgaagctggaggaggtgctCCCCCGCGCGGAGAAGGGAGAGTTCGATGCCATTTTCTATGTCGGAGGTCATGGGC CAATGTTCGATCTCGTGACTGACAAAACCTCCATTGCGCTAATCCAGTCCTTTGCTAAGGCCAAGAAGCCAGTCAGCGCTGTCTGCCACGGTCCCTGCGTTTTCGTGAATGTCACTACACCCTCCGGCAAACCGCTCGTCGCAGATGCGGAAGTCACCGGGTTCTcgaatgtggaggaggacCAGGTCGATCTGTCCAAGGTGATGCCGTTTATGCTGGAGGATGAGCTGAACAAGAAATCGGGCGGCAAGTATGTCAAGGCTGATCAGCCATGGGGAGAGAAGGTTGTGGTCAGTCAGGTGAAGGAGTTGGGCGGTCCGCTCATCACGGGACAGAATCCGGCAAGTGCGACGGGAGTGGGAAAGGCActtctggaagctctgggGGCGTAA
- a CDS encoding uncharacterized protein (transcript_id=CADANIAT00007593) produces the protein MSGPHDPYKKYVSGAHHAADLAGAASGVSNPMGSIQNTQAAYHTHKTMKAQLKGMRKAVANNDRANQARREMNSAQVQASSLVYGQNGITRENGWVKDADGNINSK, from the exons ATGTCTGGCCCCCACGACCCCTATAAGAAATACGTTAGCGGCGCCCACCACGCCGCCGACCTCGCcggcgccgccagcggcgTCTCGAACCCCATGGGTTCTATCCAGAACACCCAGGCCGCGTATCACACGCACAAGACTATGAAAGCT CAACTCAAAGGCATGCGCAAGGCGGTGGCAAACAATGACCGCGCGAACCAGGCGAGGCGCGAAATGAATAGTGCGCAGGTGCAGGCGAGTAGCCTGGTGTATGGACAGAATGGGATTACAAGGGAGAACGGATGGGTAAAGGATGCGGATGGGAATATTAA TTCAAAATAG
- a CDS encoding cell wall mannoprotein 1 family protein (transcript_id=CADANIAT00007591) produces MRFHIPFLLAIFAIAQASPVAAPHELVRRDGAAVIDAVNIVTESMIALNNTVTAYKGGFLGTFTALKIEFQSIALSNDLRDAISTTKSSANFTEEESLNVSGAFLELQPNIDSTLDNIVSKKPQFDNGLLGIGSLAFLVRSNLEKQKELAGELGDAVVLKLTKTYAVIAPLLNAQIQAKFEEAIAAFE; encoded by the coding sequence ATGCGCTTCCACATCCCCTTCCTCCTGGCGATCTTTGCCATTGCCCAGGCATCGCCAGTCGCAGCTCCACATGAGCTTGTCAGACGCGACGGCGCCGCCGTCATCGATGCCGTCAACATCGTCACAGAGTCCATGATCGCCCTCAACAACACCGTGACCGCCTACAAGGGCGGGTTTCTCGGCACGTTTACAGCGCTGAAGATCGAATTCCAATCTATCGCACTCAGCAACGACTTGCGCGATGCGATCTCCACGACCAAGTCTTCTGCAAACTTCACCGAAGAGGAATCGCTCAACGTCTCTGGGGCGTTTCTCGAATTGCAGCCAAACATCGACTCTACCCTTGACAATATCGTCTCGAAGAAGCCGCAGTTTGATAATGGGTTGCTAGGTATTGGGAGTCTGGCGTTTCTGGTCAGGTCGAacctggagaagcagaaggaactAGCGGGTGAGTTGGGCGACGCGGTTGTTCTGAAATTGACGAAGACCTATGCGGTCATTGCGCCGCTGCTGAATGCCCAGATTCAGGCAAAGTTCGAGGAGGCTATTGCGGCGTTCGAGTAG